One window of the Methylovirgula sp. HY1 genome contains the following:
- the gltB gene encoding glutamate synthase large subunit yields MPDHTSLDPALPLAQGLYAPGREHDSCGVGFVANLHNSKSHDIVAKGLEILLNLDHRGAVGADPRAGDGCGMLVQIPHRFFVAQAEKLGFALPEPGDYAVGTFFLPRDPEGRAIVEAIIEKAVADEGQRFLGWRDVPVDNSGLGESVKPTEPAIRQIFLGRGANVGIGTAAQDLFERRLFILRKVISNTVYNRRDPRTKGFYSVCLSSRTIVYKGLLLATQLGDYFKDLREPLFETALALVHQRFSTNTFPTWSLAHPYRMVAHNGEINTLRGNVNWMAARQASVSSDLFGADIEKLWPISYEGQSDTACFDNALEFLVQGGYSLAHAMMMLIPEAWSGNPLMDEDRRAFYEYHAALMEPWDGPAAVAFTDGRQIGATLDRNGLRPARYIITDDGLVVMASEAGVLPMIPQEKIIAKWRLQPGKMLLVDLEQGRIISDDEIKKTLATLHPYGEWLQRTQIKLEELNSVDARATRSDVSLLDRQQAFGYTQEDLSMLLEPMAVTGQEAVGSMGNDTPISALSSKAKLLYTYFKQTFAQVTNPPIDPIREELVMSLVSFIGPRPNIFDHAGNAKRKRLEVRQPILTNADLEKIRSIGMLEESFDTRTLDMTYAAERGAEGMAEALARLCDRAEQAVTGGYTIIVLSDRLVGPDRIPIPALLATAAVHHHLIRKGLRTSVGLVVETGEAREVHHFALLAGYGAEAINPYLAFETIAAMADEFPDEIDGTEACKRYVKSIDKALLKIMSKMGISTYQSYCGAQIFDAIGLATDFVAHYFTGTASQIGGIGLVEIAEETKRRHKDAFGDAPIYRNALDIGGDYAFRMRGEAHSWSPQTVSLLQHAVRANSAEKYRAYADLLNDQNEQLLTIRGLFRIKGAEEDGRAPVPLEEVESAASIVRRFATGAMSFGSISREAHTTLAIAMNRIGGKSNTGEGGEQSDRYKPMPNGDSMRSAIKQVASGRFGVTAEYLVNSDMMQIKMAQGAKPGEGGQLPGHKVDAVIAKTRHSTQGVGLISPPPHHDIYSIEDLAQLIFDLKNVNPDADVSVKLVSEVGVGTVAAGVSKARADHVTVSGYEGGTGASPLTSIKHAGSPWEIGLAETHQTLVLNRLRSRIAVQVDGGLRTGRDVVIGALLGADEFGFATAPLIAAGCIMMRKCHLNTCPVGIATQDPVLRKRFLGQPEHVINFFFFVAEEVRELMAALGYRTFNEMIGQMQMLDRQKLVDHWKAQGLDFSKLFHKPVATDPEAIFHSTRQDHRVASVLDRQLIAQAEPAIEHGTKIRIETKINNTDRTTGAMLSGVIARRYGHAGLPDETIHVRAQGTAGQSFGAWLARGVTLELEGEANDYVGKGLSGGRLVIYPPAESRVAAEDSIVVGNTVLYGAIAGECYIRGVAGERFAVRNSGVITVVEGVGDHGCEYMTGGVVVVIGKTGRNFAAGMSGGIAYVLDEDGTFEARCNLAMVDLEPVVEEEEAMQKSYHQGGDLDFHGRVDVMRDMTRYDAERLHQLIANHAAHTGSLRARVILDKWDEYKGKFRKVMPVEYRRALEEMMAQKDDDLPLLAAAGE; encoded by the coding sequence ATGCCCGATCACACTTCTCTCGATCCAGCTCTGCCGCTCGCCCAGGGTCTTTATGCGCCGGGACGCGAGCACGATAGCTGCGGCGTCGGGTTCGTGGCCAATCTGCATAACAGCAAGTCGCATGACATTGTCGCCAAGGGGCTCGAGATTCTGCTCAATCTCGATCATCGCGGCGCTGTCGGCGCCGATCCGCGTGCGGGCGACGGTTGCGGCATGTTGGTGCAGATCCCGCATCGCTTCTTCGTCGCGCAGGCGGAAAAGCTCGGCTTCGCTTTGCCGGAACCGGGCGATTATGCCGTCGGCACGTTTTTCCTGCCGCGCGATCCCGAGGGCCGCGCCATTGTCGAGGCCATCATCGAGAAGGCCGTCGCCGATGAGGGGCAGCGCTTCCTCGGCTGGCGCGACGTCCCGGTCGACAACAGCGGGCTCGGCGAGAGCGTCAAGCCGACGGAGCCGGCGATCCGCCAGATCTTCCTTGGCCGCGGCGCGAATGTTGGAATCGGCACCGCCGCGCAGGATCTCTTCGAGCGCCGCCTTTTCATTCTGCGCAAGGTGATTTCAAACACGGTCTATAATCGTCGCGATCCGCGGACGAAGGGCTTCTATTCGGTCTGCCTGTCGTCGCGCACGATCGTCTACAAGGGGCTTTTGCTCGCGACCCAGCTTGGCGATTATTTCAAGGATCTGCGCGAACCCTTGTTCGAAACGGCGCTGGCGTTGGTGCATCAGCGCTTTTCGACCAATACGTTTCCGACCTGGTCGCTGGCGCATCCCTATCGCATGGTCGCGCATAATGGCGAGATCAACACGCTGCGCGGCAACGTGAATTGGATGGCGGCGCGTCAGGCCTCCGTCTCGTCCGATCTTTTCGGCGCCGATATCGAAAAGCTCTGGCCGATTTCCTATGAGGGGCAGTCGGACACGGCCTGTTTCGACAATGCGCTCGAATTTCTCGTGCAGGGCGGCTATTCGCTCGCCCATGCCATGATGATGCTCATTCCCGAGGCTTGGTCCGGCAATCCGCTGATGGATGAGGATCGCCGCGCCTTCTATGAATATCATGCCGCTTTGATGGAGCCTTGGGACGGTCCCGCCGCGGTTGCTTTCACTGACGGCCGCCAGATCGGCGCGACGCTCGACCGCAATGGGCTGCGGCCGGCGCGCTATATCATCACGGATGATGGGCTTGTCGTGATGGCGTCGGAAGCCGGCGTTCTGCCGATGATCCCGCAAGAGAAGATCATCGCCAAATGGCGCCTGCAGCCGGGCAAGATGCTGCTCGTCGATCTCGAACAGGGCCGCATCATCTCCGATGACGAAATCAAGAAGACGCTGGCGACCTTGCATCCCTATGGCGAATGGTTGCAGCGCACGCAGATCAAGCTCGAAGAGCTGAATTCCGTTGACGCGCGGGCGACGCGCAGCGATGTCTCTCTGCTCGATCGTCAACAGGCCTTCGGCTATACGCAGGAAGACCTGTCCATGCTGCTCGAGCCGATGGCGGTGACGGGACAGGAGGCGGTCGGCTCGATGGGCAATGACACGCCGATCTCGGCGCTGTCGAGCAAGGCCAAGCTGCTCTACACCTATTTCAAGCAGACCTTTGCGCAGGTGACGAATCCGCCGATTGACCCGATCCGCGAAGAACTCGTCATGAGCCTCGTCTCCTTCATCGGACCGCGGCCGAATATTTTCGATCATGCCGGCAATGCCAAGCGCAAACGGCTCGAAGTCCGGCAGCCGATCCTGACCAATGCCGATCTCGAAAAAATCCGCTCCATCGGCATGCTCGAGGAATCTTTCGATACGCGCACGCTCGACATGACCTATGCGGCGGAGCGCGGCGCCGAAGGCATGGCCGAGGCGCTGGCACGGCTGTGCGACCGCGCCGAACAGGCGGTCACCGGCGGCTATACGATCATCGTGCTATCCGATCGTCTCGTCGGCCCCGACCGGATTCCGATTCCCGCGCTGCTCGCCACCGCGGCGGTGCATCATCATTTGATCCGCAAAGGATTGCGGACCTCGGTCGGCCTCGTCGTCGAGACCGGCGAAGCACGAGAAGTGCATCATTTCGCGCTGCTCGCCGGCTATGGCGCGGAGGCGATCAATCCCTATCTCGCTTTCGAGACCATTGCCGCCATGGCGGATGAGTTTCCTGACGAGATCGACGGCACCGAGGCCTGCAAGCGCTATGTCAAATCGATCGACAAGGCGCTTTTGAAGATCATGTCCAAAATGGGCATATCGACCTATCAATCCTATTGCGGTGCGCAGATCTTCGATGCGATCGGCCTCGCCACCGATTTCGTCGCGCATTATTTCACCGGCACCGCGTCGCAAATCGGCGGTATCGGCCTCGTCGAAATTGCCGAGGAAACGAAGCGGCGGCACAAAGACGCGTTTGGCGACGCGCCGATCTATCGCAATGCACTCGACATCGGCGGCGATTATGCCTTCCGGATGCGTGGCGAGGCGCATAGCTGGTCGCCGCAGACGGTGTCTTTGCTACAGCATGCCGTGCGCGCCAATTCGGCGGAGAAATATCGCGCCTATGCGGATTTGCTCAACGATCAGAACGAGCAACTTCTAACCATTCGTGGCCTCTTCCGTATCAAGGGTGCGGAAGAAGATGGGCGGGCGCCGGTGCCGCTCGAGGAGGTCGAATCCGCGGCATCGATCGTGCGGCGTTTCGCGACGGGCGCCATGTCCTTCGGCTCGATCTCGCGCGAAGCGCATACGACGCTTGCAATCGCGATGAACCGGATCGGCGGCAAGTCGAATACCGGCGAAGGTGGCGAGCAATCCGATCGCTACAAGCCCATGCCGAACGGCGATTCCATGCGCTCGGCGATCAAGCAGGTGGCGTCCGGCCGGTTCGGTGTCACCGCCGAATATCTCGTCAATTCCGACATGATGCAGATCAAGATGGCGCAGGGCGCCAAGCCCGGCGAAGGTGGCCAATTGCCCGGCCATAAGGTCGATGCGGTGATCGCCAAGACGCGCCATTCGACGCAAGGGGTCGGCCTGATTTCGCCGCCGCCGCATCACGATATTTATTCGATCGAGGATTTGGCGCAGCTCATCTTCGACTTGAAGAATGTCAATCCCGATGCAGATGTCTCGGTGAAGCTTGTGTCCGAAGTTGGCGTCGGCACAGTCGCAGCGGGCGTCTCCAAGGCGCGTGCCGATCATGTTACCGTTTCCGGCTATGAAGGCGGCACTGGGGCGTCGCCGCTCACCTCGATCAAGCATGCCGGCAGCCCCTGGGAAATCGGGCTTGCCGAGACGCATCAGACGCTCGTCTTGAATCGCCTGCGTTCGCGCATCGCGGTACAGGTCGATGGCGGCTTGCGGACCGGCCGCGACGTTGTGATCGGCGCTTTGCTGGGGGCCGACGAGTTCGGCTTTGCGACCGCGCCGCTGATCGCCGCGGGCTGCATCATGATGCGCAAATGCCATCTCAACACATGCCCGGTCGGCATTGCGACGCAAGACCCCGTGCTGCGTAAGCGATTCCTTGGGCAGCCTGAGCATGTCATCAATTTCTTCTTCTTCGTTGCCGAGGAAGTGCGGGAGTTGATGGCCGCCCTCGGCTATCGCACATTCAATGAAATGATCGGTCAGATGCAGATGCTCGACCGGCAGAAACTCGTCGACCATTGGAAGGCGCAGGGGTTGGATTTCTCCAAGCTCTTTCACAAGCCGGTGGCGACCGACCCGGAAGCGATTTTCCATTCGACGCGGCAGGATCATCGCGTCGCGAGTGTGCTCGATCGGCAGCTCATCGCGCAGGCGGAACCCGCGATCGAACATGGGACGAAGATCCGGATCGAGACGAAGATCAACAATACCGACCGCACGACAGGCGCCATGTTGTCGGGTGTCATTGCGCGGCGCTATGGTCATGCGGGCCTGCCGGACGAGACCATCCATGTGCGTGCGCAGGGCACGGCGGGTCAGAGCTTTGGTGCCTGGCTCGCGCGCGGCGTGACTTTGGAGCTCGAAGGCGAGGCCAATGATTACGTCGGCAAGGGCCTTTCCGGCGGCAGGCTCGTCATCTATCCGCCGGCGGAAAGTCGCGTTGCGGCAGAGGACTCGATCGTCGTCGGCAATACGGTGCTTTATGGTGCGATCGCGGGCGAATGCTATATTCGCGGCGTGGCCGGCGAACGTTTTGCTGTCCGCAATTCCGGCGTGATCACCGTCGTCGAAGGGGTCGGCGATCACGGCTGCGAATATATGACCGGCGGCGTCGTCGTCGTCATCGGCAAGACGGGGCGCAATTTTGCCGCGGGCATGTCGGGAGGCATTGCCTATGTTCTCGATGAGGACGGCACATTCGAGGCGCGTTGCAATCTCGCCATGGTCGATCTCGAGCCGGTCGTCGAAGAAGAGGAAGCGATGCAGAAGAGCTATCACCAGGGCGGTGATCTCGATTTCCATGGTCGTGTCGATGTCATGCGGGACATGACACGCTATGATGCCGAACGTCTGCATCAGCTCATCGCCAATCATGCGGCCCATACAGGGTCGCTGCGGGCGCGGGTGATCCTCGACAAATGGGATGAGTATAAGGGCAAGTTCCGCAAGGTTATGCCGGTCGAATATCGGCGCGCGCTCGAAGAGATGATGGCGCAGAAAGACGACGATCTGCCGCTGCTGGCGGCAGCCGGGGAATAA